The proteins below are encoded in one region of Misgurnus anguillicaudatus chromosome 24, ASM2758022v2, whole genome shotgun sequence:
- the sae1 gene encoding SUMO-activating enzyme subunit 1 isoform X1 yields MIDTIEKEDTIISEEEAAQYDRQIRLWGLDAQKRLRGSRVLLVGLRGLGAEVAKNLILAGVKGLTLLDHEQVTEESRRAQFLIPVDADGQNQAQASLERAQFLNPMVEVKADTEKVENKSDDFFYQFDAVCLTGCSRDLMVKVDQLCAPRNIKVFCGDVFGYHGYMFSNLGQEHHYVEEKPKVVKSSDEANDGPEAKKAKVDPNETTMVKKTVSFCSLKEALEVDWTNEKAKSNMKRVPSDYFLLQVLLKFRTDKGRDPQSVSFAEDSRLLLQIRDDVLETMGVNLELLPNTFVSYCFSEMSPVCAVVGGVLGQELVKALSQRDAPHRNFFFFDGLKGSGVVDYFGSN; encoded by the exons ATGATCGACACGATTGAAAAAGAGGACACTATTATCAGCGAGGAGGAGGCTGCTCAATATGATCGTCAGATTCGCCTCTGGGGTCTGGATGCTCAGAAAAG ACTTAGAGGATCACGAGTACTTCTTGTTGGACTTCGGGGTCTTGGTGCAGAAGTTGCAAAAAACCTTATTTTGGCTGGAGTGAAAGGGTTGACTCTTCTGGATCATGAGCAG GTGACAGAGGAGTCTAGACGAGCTCAGTTCCTGATCCCAGTGGATGCAGATGGACAGAACCAAGCTCAGGCGTCTCTGGAGAGAGCACAGTTCCTTAACCCCATGGTAGAGGTGAAGGCAGACACCGAAAAAGTGGAAAACAAATCAGATGACTTTTTCTACCAGTTTGATGCT GTTTGCTTGACTGGATGCTCCAGAGACCTCATGGTGAAAGTAGACCAATTGTGTGCTCCCAGAAACATCAAGGTCTTCTGTGGAGATGTATTTGGCTACCACGGATACATGTTTTCCAACCTTGGCCAGGAGCATCACTATGTAGA AGAGAAGCCCAAAGTGGTGAAAAGTTCTGATGAGGCTAATGATGGTCCAGAGGCAAAGAAAGCAAAGGTGGACCCCAATGAGACCACCATGGTGAAAAAG ACGGTGAGTTTTTGCTCTCTCAAAGAGGCCCTGGAGGTTGACTGGACCAATGAGAAAGCCAAGAGCAATATGAAGCGCGTCCCCTCTGACTACTTCCTTCTGCAAG TGCTTTTGAAGTTTCGTACGGACAAAGGTCGCGATCCTCAGTCAGTCAGCTTCGCCGAAGACTCGCGCCTACTCCTGCAAATCCGTGACGATGTTCTTGAAACCATGGGTGTGAACTTGGAGCTGCTTCCCAACACTTTTGTCAG TTATTGTTTCTCTGAGATGTCTCCAGTGTGTGCTGTAGTTGGCGGAGTTCTTGGACAAGAATTAGTCAAG